The Flavobacterium marginilacus genome window below encodes:
- a CDS encoding RagB/SusD family nutrient uptake outer membrane protein, protein MKNFKNNIVGLGLLSLLLFSSCVDDLNTEPKVELTFDKLLQQDPNAALGLVSKMYGTFALTSSDGPTTSDITATDAGETGFLRNMVNLEDFTADDIKNRWGDNGLDQLTTTSKWDENNKFFRYLFDRVYYTIPNCNNIINALGTANVENKDLYVNELRFLRSLAYYYMIDCFGKGILVTEADLGTIEAKPEASRKELFNFVESELKAIEPLMPAKNTYGRANKSVVRMLLAKLYLNAEVYTGTARYDDAAIYIKKVIDEGGYTLAPNFRSIFSGDNNTSTEIIFPLIADAQVSQSYGNTTYLVQGNVDASTMTPSAYGITGNGWGGHRATKAWYGLYGTDLAASTDDRAKLFWTTGHTYEMTDYKTWTNGYPAIKFTNNNFTGSSILTEFSNTDFPLFRLADAYLIYAECNLRGAASTNAATALQYVNDVRKRSHASVITASELNLNFILDERGRELNLEGHRRTDLIRFGKFTGGSYLWPWKGGAKDGTSIPDTYKLFPLPLTALNANPNLKQNPGY, encoded by the coding sequence ATGAAAAATTTTAAAAATAATATAGTAGGTTTAGGGTTATTATCTCTATTACTATTTAGTTCTTGTGTAGATGATTTAAATACAGAACCAAAAGTAGAACTTACTTTCGATAAATTACTCCAGCAGGATCCTAATGCAGCTTTGGGATTAGTATCAAAAATGTACGGTACTTTTGCCTTAACAAGTTCTGATGGGCCAACTACTTCTGATATAACAGCCACGGATGCAGGAGAAACTGGTTTCTTAAGAAACATGGTTAATCTTGAAGATTTTACTGCTGATGACATTAAAAATCGTTGGGGTGATAATGGGCTAGATCAGTTGACTACAACTTCAAAATGGGATGAAAACAATAAGTTTTTCAGATACCTTTTTGATAGAGTGTATTATACAATTCCGAACTGTAACAATATCATCAATGCATTAGGAACTGCAAATGTAGAAAACAAAGACCTTTATGTTAACGAATTACGTTTCTTGAGATCTTTAGCATACTACTACATGATAGACTGTTTTGGTAAAGGAATATTAGTAACTGAAGCAGACTTAGGTACTATTGAAGCCAAACCAGAAGCATCCAGAAAAGAATTATTTAATTTTGTGGAATCAGAGTTGAAAGCTATTGAACCTTTAATGCCTGCTAAAAACACTTATGGAAGAGCAAATAAATCTGTAGTAAGAATGCTTTTAGCAAAATTATATTTGAATGCGGAAGTATATACAGGTACTGCTCGCTATGATGATGCTGCTATATATATCAAAAAAGTAATTGATGAAGGAGGATACACATTAGCTCCAAATTTCAGAAGTATTTTCTCTGGAGACAATAATACTTCTACTGAAATTATCTTCCCTTTAATTGCAGATGCTCAAGTAAGTCAGAGTTATGGAAACACTACTTATTTAGTTCAAGGAAATGTTGATGCTTCTACAATGACACCTTCTGCTTATGGAATAACAGGAAATGGCTGGGGCGGACACAGAGCAACTAAAGCATGGTATGGTTTATACGGTACCGATTTAGCTGCTTCAACTGATGATAGAGCAAAATTATTTTGGACAACAGGACATACTTATGAAATGACCGATTATAAAACATGGACAAATGGATATCCTGCTATTAAATTTACAAATAATAATTTTACAGGATCGTCTATTTTAACAGAGTTTTCAAATACTGATTTTCCATTATTCCGTTTAGCTGATGCTTATTTAATCTATGCTGAATGTAATTTGAGAGGGGCTGCAAGCACAAATGCTGCTACAGCTTTACAATACGTAAATGACGTAAGAAAAAGATCCCATGCATCTGTAATTACTGCTTCAGAACTAAATCTTAATTTCATTCTTGATGAAAGAGGAAGAGAATTAAATCTTGAAGGACACCGTAGAACTGATTTAATTCGTTTTGGCAAATTCACAGGCGGAAGTTATTTGTGGCCTTGGAAAGGCGGTGCCAAAGATGGAACTTCTATACCAGATACCTATAAATTATTTCCATTACCATTAACTGCGCTTAATGCTAATCCAAACTTGAAACAAAATCCAGGGTATTAA